A genomic segment from Saprospiraceae bacterium encodes:
- a CDS encoding N-acetyltransferase family protein codes for MTHIHIRPLLSSDWPTVNAIYMQGIATGIATFETQAPASWDIWDEKYLATCRFVAVIHNMVVGWIALTPFSKREVYRGVAEISLYVADQHRGQGIGKLLLQHLIQASELAGFWTLQSAIFATNSASIQLHLQLGFRLVGVREKIAMRDGIWHDNVLLERRSSF; via the coding sequence ATGACCCATATACATATACGTCCCCTCCTCTCATCAGACTGGCCTACTGTAAACGCCATCTATATGCAGGGCATCGCCACCGGCATCGCTACTTTTGAAACCCAGGCACCTGCCAGTTGGGACATTTGGGATGAAAAATACCTAGCCACTTGTCGTTTTGTTGCCGTAATTCATAACATGGTCGTCGGCTGGATAGCACTGACGCCTTTTTCAAAGCGAGAAGTTTACCGTGGCGTGGCAGAAATCAGCCTATATGTAGCCGACCAGCACCGGGGGCAAGGCATCGGAAAATTACTCTTGCAACACCTCATCCAAGCTTCCGAGCTGGCAGGATTCTGGACCTTGCAATCCGCCATTTTCGCCACCAACAGCGCCAGCATTCAATTGCACCTCCAGTTGGGCTTCCGCCTGGTTGGCGTGCGGGAGAAAATTGCCATGCGGGATGGGATTTGGCATGACAATGTATTGCTAGAACGCAGGAGTTCATTTTAG
- a CDS encoding DUF6428 family protein: MNLTVDTFLQKLAQQPTKELVFEYQENTFVPKAYHITEVKNVHIESVDCGGRPDTYDQTIVQLWVSGKETANRYMTVDKALKIFQIVDAKKPLKRDTEIFFEWGNGPALRTSTYAVEAIQETEDQLILQLFVPATVCKPAAERMALAVAVGACGGGGCC; this comes from the coding sequence ATGAATTTAACAGTAGACACATTTCTTCAAAAATTGGCGCAACAGCCAACAAAGGAACTGGTTTTTGAATACCAGGAAAACACCTTCGTTCCTAAAGCCTACCATATCACCGAGGTCAAAAATGTCCACATCGAATCGGTCGATTGTGGCGGAAGACCGGACACTTATGACCAAACAATTGTTCAACTTTGGGTTAGTGGGAAGGAAACCGCTAATCGCTACATGACCGTGGATAAGGCCTTGAAAATCTTCCAGATCGTCGATGCTAAAAAGCCCCTAAAAAGGGACACCGAAATTTTCTTTGAGTGGGGAAATGGTCCAGCCCTGCGAACCTCAACTTACGCCGTAGAGGCCATCCAGGAAACAGAAGACCAATTGATCTTGCAATTATTCGTTCCGGCTACCGTCTGCAAACCCGCAGCAGAAAGAATGGCTTTGGCGGTGGCAGTCGGCGCCTGTGGCGGCGGCGGTTGTTGCTAA
- a CDS encoding 2Fe-2S iron-sulfur cluster-binding protein, whose product MINITVIDRQGESHDLEAPTDMNMNIMELCKAYELPVKGTCGGMALCSTCHVYVESDHELKEMTEDEENMLDQAFFVEDNSRLGCQLQLVDDMDGLVLRLAPEDEEV is encoded by the coding sequence ATGATAAATATTACGGTCATTGATCGACAAGGGGAATCGCATGATTTGGAGGCGCCCACCGATATGAATATGAACATCATGGAACTTTGCAAGGCCTATGAGCTCCCGGTCAAAGGCACTTGCGGAGGAATGGCGCTTTGCTCTACCTGCCATGTGTATGTCGAATCTGACCACGAATTGAAGGAGATGACAGAAGATGAAGAAAATATGCTAGACCAGGCCTTTTTCGTCGAAGACAATTCTCGTCTGGGCTGCCAATTGCAACTGGTCGATGACATGGATGGCCTGGTGCTCCGCCTGGCGCCTGAAGATGAAGAAGTTTAG
- a CDS encoding SGNH/GDSL hydrolase family protein → MNTMKKSSFLLLLLLLISSRSNTQSKIADPANYLNDIKNELTKQWPNNRTINLVFHGHSVPAGYFKTPLVNTFGAYPFQVLKKLKEQYPFAVINVINTAIGGENAESGAKRFKAEVLIHQPDVLFIDYALNDLKSGLEGSSKAWNKMINKALKQHIKIILLTPSPDQRINILEANSELEQHSKQIQQLAEKNGIGLIDSYGLFKEKVMSGNPISTFMSQVNHPNEEGHQLIADEILKYFAN, encoded by the coding sequence ATGAATACAATGAAAAAATCGAGTTTCCTCCTACTTTTGCTCCTTCTAATTTCAAGCCGGTCAAATACGCAAAGCAAGATAGCAGATCCCGCTAATTATTTGAACGATATTAAAAACGAACTCACCAAACAATGGCCAAATAACCGAACAATTAACCTGGTCTTCCATGGCCATTCGGTCCCCGCTGGATATTTCAAAACCCCATTGGTTAATACCTTCGGGGCTTACCCCTTTCAGGTACTCAAAAAATTAAAAGAACAATATCCCTTCGCCGTCATTAATGTTATAAATACGGCCATTGGTGGTGAAAATGCTGAGAGTGGGGCAAAAAGATTTAAGGCGGAGGTTTTAATCCATCAACCTGACGTCCTTTTCATAGATTATGCCTTGAACGATCTGAAATCGGGACTGGAAGGGTCATCCAAAGCATGGAACAAAATGATCAATAAAGCTTTAAAGCAGCATATTAAAATCATCCTATTGACACCTTCACCTGATCAAAGAATAAACATCCTGGAAGCCAATAGCGAATTAGAACAACATAGTAAACAGATACAACAATTAGCCGAAAAAAATGGGATTGGACTTATAGATAGCTACGGTTTATTCAAAGAAAAAGTTATGTCGGGTAATCCTATTTCAACCTTCATGTCTCAAGTAAATCATCCAAATGAGGAAGGCCATCAATTAATTGCGGATGAAATCCTGAAGTATTTCGCAAACTAG
- a CDS encoding metalloregulator ArsR/SmtB family transcription factor, protein MGNKKELFTPQQNQIAQLAKALGHPARIAILEYLLKVNACVCGDIVDELPLSQSTVSQHLKELKKVGIIKGEIEGVKTCYCIDPKAWQVVEALFGQFFKKASNCC, encoded by the coding sequence ATGGGAAACAAAAAGGAATTATTCACCCCGCAACAAAATCAAATAGCACAGTTGGCAAAGGCCCTGGGCCATCCGGCACGTATTGCTATTTTGGAATATTTACTGAAAGTAAATGCCTGTGTATGTGGTGATATTGTGGATGAATTACCACTTTCCCAATCCACTGTCTCTCAGCACCTCAAAGAATTAAAAAAGGTAGGAATAATTAAAGGCGAGATTGAGGGTGTGAAAACTTGCTATTGTATCGACCCCAAAGCGTGGCAAGTCGTAGAGGCACTATTTGGTCAATTTTTTAAAAAAGCAAGTAATTGCTGCTGA
- a CDS encoding glycosyltransferase family 2 protein — protein sequence MVSILLPVYNAMPFLHDCLQSIVQQTELDWELIAVEDHSTDSSAELLQIWGEKDSRIKVFKNPGKGIIPALRKAYAESKGELISRMDADDKMMPRKLERLKEVLLMAGPGHLATAFVQYFSEKQLGDGYLKYEQWLNELSLTSSNFQDIYKECVIPSPCWMIHRADLDNCGAFELDTYPEDYDLCFRFYRTGLNIVTCKEVLHLWRDHPFRSSRTDPHYAHQSYFELKLPYFLNLDYKPQRPLVLWGAGKKGKQIAKMLSDKGIPFRWLCNTPTKWGRVIHGAILEPSEVLLNINQPQVLVAIAGPDDQELIKNQLSEWGLKLQSDYFFFC from the coding sequence ATGGTCAGTATCCTTCTCCCTGTTTATAATGCCATGCCCTTTCTCCATGATTGCCTGCAATCAATTGTACAGCAAACGGAATTGGATTGGGAGTTGATTGCCGTTGAGGACCATTCGACAGATAGCAGTGCGGAGCTTCTCCAGATTTGGGGTGAAAAGGATTCTCGAATTAAGGTGTTTAAAAACCCTGGCAAAGGGATTATTCCCGCCCTTAGAAAAGCCTATGCAGAAAGCAAAGGTGAACTGATCAGCCGCATGGACGCTGACGACAAAATGATGCCAAGAAAACTGGAAAGGCTCAAAGAGGTACTGCTAATGGCCGGTCCAGGCCATCTCGCCACTGCTTTCGTCCAGTATTTTTCGGAAAAACAACTCGGAGATGGTTATTTAAAATACGAACAGTGGCTGAATGAACTAAGCCTAACAAGCAGCAATTTTCAGGATATTTATAAGGAATGTGTGATTCCCTCTCCCTGCTGGATGATCCATCGGGCGGATTTAGATAATTGTGGGGCATTCGAGCTAGATACTTACCCAGAGGACTATGATTTATGCTTCCGGTTTTACCGTACTGGTTTAAATATTGTGACCTGTAAAGAAGTTTTGCATCTTTGGAGAGACCACCCTTTTCGTTCTTCCCGCACTGATCCTCATTATGCACATCAATCCTATTTTGAATTGAAATTACCCTACTTCTTAAACTTGGATTATAAACCTCAAAGGCCACTCGTTTTATGGGGAGCGGGGAAAAAAGGGAAACAAATAGCCAAAATGTTAAGCGACAAGGGGATTCCATTTAGATGGTTGTGCAACACCCCTACCAAATGGGGTAGAGTCATTCATGGCGCCATCCTGGAGCCCTCGGAGGTACTTCTCAATATTAATCAACCACAGGTATTGGTAGCCATAGCAGGGCCTGATGACCAGGAACTTATTAAGAATCAGCTGTCGGAATGGGGCTTAAAATTGCAATCAGATTATTTTTTCTTTTGCTAA
- a CDS encoding FtsX-like permease family protein codes for MLYHYVQIALRRIWHKRGLSLLKIAGLGLSIAASIWLIRYVEYQWQFDQFQVNREHIFRIQHDQYSEGSIKQQSAMTAAGVAVVLKDLSPAVLDYVRLGRWIANDVVFQYDGAAIRDKDFFFADPSFFDVFSFELLKGDPKTALEAPYSLILSEKNAKALFGEVDPIGKEVQFEGRKLFTVTGVSKDVPAQSQLHYGILASYTTTQQMGLGIYGNDHLDYFYVYAYVLLQEGANPTALAQQLTKWVNDRKQNPLIKDAFSLQPLTDIHLYSNLQFELGPTGNGKNLWVLFGISLLTLLLAWVNHFNLYTASAMDQLKAMGIRKVVGATRVQLIGQLAMESFIFSALGIGMGIVLAKVMETFVATAFNIHLANIQWQDLQWGNPVLGLSLAILGGALMSILIPAYILSSFRPVHILNKTFKLPGIGINVQKTLIVMQFAIIIGLLVASIVIYQQTQFMQKKSPGIALEDKLILRGPLGNVHYENLLPYYTQFKNTVEAFPEVRNLSLSREIPGNQMELLQNVKVEGKTSPATFNRLTVDHHFFENYELELISGSIPKSLPQIDKKLVINEAALALLGFPNAQAAIHKKLSYFDWEFEIMAVVKNHHHRSLHHPLVPIIFDFFNDPSEDGYFTLSMNEKINSKTIAKIKAAYTAAFPNTVFDFFELADHYQAQYQSDIDFKRLNFSFTLLGFFIACLGLFGLSLMVFEKRIKEIGIRKVLGASISSIVALLVSGLLRLVVIGLLIATPLSWYLLNQWLSNFAFHIHIGWWVFALAGSLALLVAFLTMSMQSVKAALTNPIDVLRRE; via the coding sequence ATGTTATACCACTACGTACAGATAGCCCTACGACGAATATGGCACAAAAGGGGCCTGAGCCTGTTAAAAATAGCAGGTTTAGGCCTTAGCATTGCAGCCAGCATCTGGTTGATACGCTACGTTGAATACCAATGGCAATTTGATCAATTCCAAGTCAACCGGGAGCATATTTTTCGCATTCAACATGACCAGTATTCGGAAGGGAGCATCAAGCAGCAGAGTGCGATGACCGCTGCTGGCGTGGCGGTTGTCTTAAAGGACTTATCGCCAGCTGTCCTTGATTATGTTCGATTGGGGCGATGGATTGCCAATGACGTGGTTTTCCAATATGATGGAGCAGCTATTCGCGACAAGGATTTTTTCTTTGCAGATCCTTCATTTTTCGATGTTTTTTCTTTTGAACTACTCAAAGGAGATCCTAAAACAGCTTTAGAAGCACCTTATAGCCTTATTCTATCAGAAAAAAACGCCAAAGCGCTCTTTGGAGAAGTCGACCCCATAGGCAAAGAAGTCCAATTTGAAGGCCGCAAATTATTTACGGTCACGGGGGTAAGCAAGGACGTACCAGCACAGTCCCAATTACACTATGGTATACTCGCTTCTTATACCACCACCCAGCAAATGGGGCTAGGCATCTATGGCAATGATCATTTGGACTACTTCTATGTTTATGCCTATGTTTTATTGCAAGAGGGAGCTAACCCGACGGCCCTGGCCCAGCAACTAACAAAATGGGTTAACGATAGAAAACAAAATCCCTTGATCAAAGATGCGTTTTCACTGCAGCCATTAACCGATATTCACTTGTATTCCAACCTGCAATTTGAATTGGGTCCTACCGGAAATGGTAAAAACCTTTGGGTGCTCTTTGGCATCTCCCTGCTGACCCTGCTCCTGGCCTGGGTCAACCATTTCAACCTATACACTGCTAGTGCCATGGACCAACTAAAAGCAATGGGCATCAGGAAGGTCGTCGGCGCTACCAGGGTCCAATTGATCGGTCAACTGGCTATGGAATCTTTTATTTTCAGTGCCCTGGGTATTGGAATGGGCATTGTGTTGGCCAAGGTCATGGAAACCTTTGTCGCGACTGCGTTTAATATCCATTTGGCCAACATTCAATGGCAAGACCTCCAGTGGGGAAATCCAGTGCTAGGCTTATCCCTGGCTATTTTGGGTGGCGCCCTGATGAGTATCCTAATCCCTGCTTACATCTTGTCTTCTTTTCGGCCGGTCCATATTTTGAATAAGACTTTCAAGCTTCCAGGGATAGGCATAAATGTGCAAAAAACCCTAATCGTGATGCAATTTGCCATCATTATCGGACTATTGGTCGCTTCTATTGTCATTTACCAACAGACACAATTCATGCAAAAAAAGTCCCCAGGGATCGCACTTGAGGATAAACTTATCCTCCGTGGTCCGCTTGGCAACGTACATTATGAAAACCTCCTCCCCTACTACACCCAATTCAAAAACACGGTTGAGGCTTTTCCGGAGGTACGCAATCTGAGTCTATCCAGAGAGATTCCCGGAAACCAAATGGAACTGTTGCAAAACGTTAAGGTAGAAGGAAAAACATCTCCAGCCACTTTCAATCGCCTCACCGTTGATCATCATTTTTTTGAAAATTATGAATTGGAATTGATCAGCGGAAGCATACCCAAATCTTTACCGCAGATTGATAAAAAATTGGTTATAAATGAGGCAGCACTCGCTCTTCTGGGATTCCCTAATGCACAGGCAGCTATCCACAAAAAATTGTCTTATTTTGACTGGGAGTTTGAAATTATGGCGGTTGTCAAAAACCATCATCATCGCTCTTTACACCATCCCTTGGTGCCCATTATTTTTGATTTCTTTAATGACCCTAGCGAAGATGGCTATTTTACCCTCAGCATGAACGAAAAAATCAACAGCAAAACGATAGCAAAAATAAAAGCCGCCTATACAGCTGCCTTTCCAAATACGGTATTTGATTTTTTTGAATTAGCAGACCATTACCAGGCACAGTATCAATCCGATATCGACTTTAAGCGATTGAATTTTTCTTTTACCCTCCTTGGATTTTTCATTGCCTGCTTGGGTTTATTTGGACTTTCCTTAATGGTATTTGAAAAACGCATCAAGGAAATTGGCATTAGAAAAGTCTTGGGCGCTTCCATCTCCAGCATCGTGGCTTTATTGGTAAGTGGCCTGCTGCGATTGGTGGTCATAGGCTTGCTCATCGCTACGCCACTGAGTTGGTATCTACTGAATCAATGGTTATCGAATTTCGCTTTCCATATCCATATTGGATGGTGGGTATTTGCCTTGGCGGGATCACTTGCACTCCTCGTAGCCTTTCTCACGATGAGCATGCAGTCTGTAAAGGCCGCCTTAACGAACCCCATAGACGTATTAAGAAGAGAATGA
- a CDS encoding tetratricopeptide repeat protein: MSKQPFKIKWKNVFRTGNLLFQITWRIGLFFLVLGLLLFVYRGLKNNNFAIEAFHVPQEFSDAGLDGIVLANKILDEVKAVDAYIASQKERPTDVQSGIQPDLNFQVMGIGLTINSITYFLKEILGKERRAISGELTDIDQTLELTLRISNHEPKQFSIPYALDKRKEALDHLFHEAAKEVIGIVDPYRLSVYYYKKGDFEKAMELILDIITHHPEETPWAYLAWGNLLNKQNRTDEACEKFKKAIQYKPDFKLAYANWAWNELRRSNYKAAIPLFEKANLGYPKEANYYNGLAVCHRNLGEQEKAASFYAKAAAIDPAHIIWWHGNWADMKFKEQKDTLGAIKLMKEAAEKTPEGPEKYLAHAAYFFYKNNSDSANIMATKALEIAPNNILALNQVSNYSYYKGEYEKSISLHKKEIEVLTKGNDIENRLNQLQNAYNMLAMSEYQVAAYDSALVHVQKAIKIDPNVAFPYTTLAETYAFMGKHEMFYEAVEKALKLGFNFEPYLDQEPYSRYKEEVKFRQLMGKGGEQLKGSLAAGQN, encoded by the coding sequence ATGAGTAAACAACCTTTTAAAATTAAATGGAAAAACGTTTTCAGGACGGGCAATCTGCTGTTTCAGATAACCTGGAGAATTGGTTTGTTTTTTCTCGTACTGGGCTTGCTACTCTTTGTTTATCGAGGACTGAAAAACAATAATTTCGCGATTGAAGCCTTTCACGTACCACAGGAATTTTCGGATGCCGGTCTGGATGGGATCGTCCTTGCCAACAAGATTCTGGATGAGGTAAAAGCGGTGGATGCCTATATTGCCAGTCAAAAAGAGCGACCAACAGATGTACAGAGTGGTATTCAGCCCGATCTAAATTTCCAGGTAATGGGCATTGGACTTACCATAAATTCCATCACCTATTTTTTGAAAGAGATATTGGGAAAGGAACGCAGAGCCATTAGTGGAGAATTAACAGATATTGATCAGACCTTGGAACTCACCCTTAGGATTAGTAATCATGAGCCTAAGCAATTCTCGATTCCGTATGCTTTGGATAAGCGAAAAGAAGCCTTGGATCATCTTTTCCACGAAGCGGCCAAAGAGGTCATTGGCATAGTTGATCCTTATCGACTTTCTGTTTACTATTACAAAAAAGGCGATTTCGAAAAAGCGATGGAGTTGATCCTCGACATTATCACCCATCACCCTGAGGAAACACCCTGGGCCTATTTGGCTTGGGGAAACCTGCTCAACAAGCAAAATAGAACGGATGAAGCATGCGAAAAATTCAAAAAAGCGATTCAATATAAACCTGATTTTAAGTTGGCCTATGCCAATTGGGCATGGAATGAACTTCGACGAAGTAATTATAAAGCGGCTATCCCTTTATTCGAAAAAGCTAATTTAGGTTATCCCAAAGAAGCTAATTATTATAATGGTTTGGCAGTATGCCATCGCAATTTGGGGGAACAAGAAAAGGCCGCATCTTTTTATGCCAAGGCCGCAGCGATTGATCCAGCTCATATAATATGGTGGCACGGAAATTGGGCCGACATGAAATTTAAAGAACAAAAAGATACCTTAGGTGCCATAAAATTGATGAAGGAAGCAGCCGAAAAAACACCTGAAGGCCCGGAGAAATACCTAGCACATGCTGCCTATTTTTTTTATAAAAATAATTCAGATAGCGCCAATATCATGGCTACCAAGGCCCTTGAAATTGCCCCAAATAATATTTTGGCACTTAATCAGGTGAGTAACTATTCCTATTACAAAGGTGAGTATGAAAAAAGTATCTCCCTCCATAAAAAAGAGATTGAGGTGCTTACTAAAGGTAACGATATTGAAAATCGACTGAATCAATTGCAAAATGCTTATAATATGCTGGCCATGTCGGAGTACCAAGTCGCGGCTTATGACTCCGCCTTGGTCCATGTACAGAAAGCGATCAAAATAGACCCCAACGTTGCATTTCCATACACGACCTTAGCCGAAACTTACGCTTTTATGGGCAAGCATGAAATGTTTTATGAAGCCGTAGAAAAGGCGCTTAAGCTTGGTTTCAACTTTGAACCGTATCTTGATCAAGAACCTTATTCGAGGTATAAGGAGGAAGTAAAATTCCGACAACTCATGGGCAAAGGGGGCGAACAACTGAAGGGTTCCTTAGCGGCGGGGCAAAATTAA
- a CDS encoding VOC family protein → MKQHLTHIAIVVDDYDEAIAFYTQKLKFTLLEDTVLSETKRWVLVRPQGASECSLLLAKGVNEAQKSRIGNQTGGRVFLFLHTDNFERDYQNLIENNIKIVRQPIFEDYGTVAVFEDLYGNLWDLIEPKAH, encoded by the coding sequence ATGAAGCAGCATTTAACCCATATTGCCATTGTAGTGGACGACTATGACGAAGCGATAGCATTTTACACCCAAAAATTAAAGTTTACATTGCTAGAAGATACCGTTTTATCGGAGACCAAACGCTGGGTTTTAGTCAGACCACAAGGTGCTAGTGAATGTTCTTTATTGTTAGCTAAAGGTGTAAATGAAGCACAAAAAAGTAGGATTGGCAATCAAACAGGCGGAAGGGTTTTCCTGTTTTTGCACACCGATAATTTCGAACGAGATTACCAAAATCTTATTGAAAACAACATCAAAATTGTAAGGCAACCCATTTTTGAGGACTACGGAACTGTAGCTGTTTTTGAAGACTTGTATGGCAATCTTTGGGATTTGATTGAGCCCAAAGCCCATTAA